A DNA window from Thiothrix subterranea contains the following coding sequences:
- the cas8c gene encoding type I-C CRISPR-associated protein Cas8c/Csd1, which yields MSWLQQLYDTYEECSKVPEFVSGDNPLLPICHTTQNAHIEVILDGEGHFLRAKVLSKGELLTVVPCTEGSAGRSGSKPVNHPLCDKLQYVAGDYVVLGGDVTVGFSKNPQEPYQNYLSQLAAWVNSSASHPKAKAIYEYVSKGTLIADLVKAQCLFLDDKQQLLKKWDKDEDAPAIFKILPAGQTTEAAFIRWRVETPSELVTATWEDHNLMAAWIRFYNQRESTKGLCMVTGETVALATQHPSGIRHGADKAKLISSNDSSGYTFRGRFTDSDGSQACSVSSEVSQKSHNALRWLVQRKQAYRFGDQVFVSWAKSGEEIPDPFADSHALLGTEPEEDETTNIGDVGQAFAKRLSKKIAGYQANIADTSNIIVMGLDSATPGRMAITFYRELERSEFLARLEQWHTQFAWHQNFSKDVKFIGTPAPRDIAEAAYGRRLDDKLKKAVVERLLPCIIDQYPFPNDLMFSTIQRVSNRVGMDGWEWEKTLGIACSLFRGTHQQENYRMSLEEDRTTRDYLYGRLLAVADYIEEVSLSDSEKNRQTNAARFMQRFASNPYKTWPMLYDQLTPYIARLKANRKGLWIKLENLLDDIKCKFTAEIFTDNAQLSGEYLLAYHCQRKELWKKIEKDTATDQSDD from the coding sequence ATGAGCTGGTTACAACAACTGTATGACACCTATGAAGAATGCAGCAAAGTACCTGAATTTGTTTCAGGCGATAATCCACTGCTGCCTATTTGCCATACCACGCAGAACGCCCATATCGAGGTTATTCTGGATGGCGAGGGGCATTTTTTACGGGCGAAGGTGCTATCCAAAGGTGAGTTACTGACCGTTGTACCTTGTACAGAAGGTTCGGCTGGGCGTTCTGGTAGTAAGCCTGTCAATCATCCTTTGTGCGATAAGTTGCAATATGTGGCGGGTGATTACGTGGTATTGGGCGGCGACGTGACGGTGGGATTCAGCAAAAATCCTCAAGAGCCTTATCAGAATTACCTGTCACAACTTGCAGCGTGGGTAAATTCTTCAGCTTCTCACCCTAAAGCCAAGGCTATTTATGAGTACGTTAGCAAGGGAACGCTGATTGCCGATTTGGTGAAAGCACAATGTTTATTTTTGGATGATAAGCAGCAATTGCTGAAAAAATGGGATAAAGATGAAGATGCACCTGCCATTTTCAAAATTCTGCCTGCTGGACAGACCACTGAAGCAGCTTTTATTCGTTGGCGTGTAGAAACACCAAGCGAGTTGGTAACGGCAACGTGGGAAGATCACAACCTGATGGCGGCATGGATTCGCTTTTATAATCAGCGCGAATCAACCAAAGGCTTGTGCATGGTGACAGGTGAAACGGTTGCTTTAGCCACTCAGCATCCATCAGGGATTCGGCATGGTGCGGATAAAGCCAAACTGATTTCATCCAACGATTCATCTGGCTACACTTTTAGGGGACGCTTTACTGACAGCGATGGTTCACAAGCGTGTTCGGTTTCATCCGAGGTTTCCCAAAAATCCCATAATGCGTTGCGTTGGTTAGTACAACGTAAGCAAGCGTACCGCTTTGGTGATCAAGTCTTTGTGTCGTGGGCGAAGTCAGGAGAAGAAATTCCTGACCCATTCGCCGATAGCCATGCGTTATTAGGTACTGAACCGGAAGAGGATGAAACCACCAATATTGGCGATGTCGGGCAGGCATTTGCTAAACGCTTGTCGAAAAAAATCGCTGGTTATCAGGCTAATATCGCTGATACCTCCAATATCATCGTCATGGGTTTGGATTCTGCAACACCGGGGCGGATGGCGATTACGTTTTATCGTGAATTAGAACGCTCCGAGTTTTTGGCGCGTCTTGAGCAATGGCATACGCAATTCGCATGGCATCAGAACTTTAGCAAGGACGTTAAATTCATTGGTACGCCCGCACCCAGAGATATTGCTGAAGCGGCTTATGGGCGACGTTTGGATGACAAACTAAAAAAGGCAGTCGTAGAGCGATTGCTACCTTGCATTATCGACCAATACCCCTTTCCGAATGATTTGATGTTTTCCACGATTCAACGTGTTTCCAACCGTGTGGGCATGGATGGATGGGAGTGGGAAAAAACATTAGGCATTGCTTGTTCCCTGTTTCGGGGAACTCATCAACAGGAGAATTACCGTATGAGTTTGGAAGAAGACCGCACTACCCGCGATTACCTGTATGGGCGGTTGCTAGCTGTAGCGGATTATATTGAAGAAGTTTCGTTGTCAGACAGTGAAAAGAACCGTCAAACCAATGCGGCTAGATTTATGCAACGGTTTGCCAGTAACCCTTACAAAACATGGCCGATGCTGTATGACCAGTTAACGCCTTACATTGCCAGATTGAAAGCCAACCGTAAGGGTTTGTGGATCAAACTCGAAAATTTGCTGGATGACATCAAATGCAAATTCACAGCAGAGATTTTTACGGATAACGCCCAACTTTCCGGCGAATACCTGTTGGCTTATCACTGCCAGCGTAAAGAGCTTTGGAAGAAGATTGAAAAAGACACTGCAACTGACCAGTCCGACGATTAA
- the cas2 gene encoding CRISPR-associated endonuclease Cas2 produces MLILVSYDVSTLEAAGRKRLRRVAKVCQNYGQRVQKSVFECKVDAMTLEILQDALLKEISLTEDNLRIYRLTEPLTKNVKEFGKFRATDFEAPLIL; encoded by the coding sequence ATGTTGATTTTGGTGAGTTATGATGTTTCTACGTTGGAGGCGGCGGGGCGGAAGCGGTTGCGGCGAGTGGCGAAGGTTTGCCAGAATTATGGGCAGCGGGTGCAGAAGTCGGTGTTTGAGTGCAAGGTGGATGCGATGACGCTGGAAATTTTGCAGGACGCGTTGCTGAAGGAAATCAGTCTGACGGAGGATAATTTGCGGATTTACCGTTTGACTGAGCCGCTGACCAAGAACGTGAAGGAGTTTGGTAAATTTCGGGCGACTGACTTTGAAGCGCCATTGATTCTGTGA
- a CDS encoding type II toxin-antitoxin system MqsA family antitoxin gives MKCVICKMGETAEGRVTVTLQRGDLSVLIKNVPAQICENCGEYYLSDEITDQVLKQAELSAARNAEVEILRFAA, from the coding sequence ATGAAATGTGTCATTTGCAAAATGGGTGAAACCGCTGAAGGCAGGGTTACTGTCACCTTGCAACGCGGTGATTTGAGCGTGCTGATCAAGAACGTTCCCGCACAAATCTGTGAAAACTGCGGTGAGTATTATTTGTCGGATGAGATTACCGATCAGGTGTTGAAGCAGGCTGAATTGTCAGCAGCACGTAATGCCGAGGTGGAAATCTTACGGTTTGCTGCATGA
- the cas1c gene encoding type I-C CRISPR-associated endonuclease Cas1c, whose amino-acid sequence MKSLLNTLYVSTDGAYLKLEGETLVLSVEKVKKHQVPLHHLGAIVCLGRVAISPALMARCMEDGRSIVWLNEHARFQARVEGPVNGNILLRQAQFRAADRVETALALSKAFIAGKLRNSRNVLLRSARDSKDEEAKAQLVRAAKSLAINLRNLAHAESAASVLGLEGDAARVYFEQFNTMIKPQMREEFEYKGRSRRPPKDTVNALISFLYALLGNDCRSALETVGLDPQLGFFHVVRPGRPALALDLLEEFRAVLGDRLALTLINRGQLRQKDFDFRPGGAVMLNDTGRKTVILAYQERKKETLQHPVLESQVEIGLLPLLQARMLARYLRGDVEAYIPFFNK is encoded by the coding sequence GTGAAGTCATTGCTCAATACCTTGTATGTGTCGACTGATGGGGCGTACCTGAAATTGGAGGGCGAAACGTTGGTGCTGTCGGTGGAAAAGGTGAAAAAGCATCAAGTGCCGCTGCATCATTTGGGGGCGATTGTGTGTCTGGGGCGGGTGGCGATTAGCCCGGCGTTGATGGCGCGGTGTATGGAGGATGGGCGTAGCATTGTGTGGTTGAATGAACACGCACGGTTTCAGGCGCGGGTTGAAGGCCCGGTGAATGGCAATATTTTGTTGCGGCAGGCGCAGTTTCGGGCGGCTGATCGGGTGGAAACGGCGTTGGCATTGAGCAAGGCGTTCATTGCGGGGAAGTTGCGCAATAGCCGCAATGTGTTGTTGCGCAGTGCGCGGGATAGCAAGGATGAAGAGGCTAAAGCGCAGTTGGTGCGGGCGGCGAAGTCGTTAGCGATTAATTTGCGCAATTTGGCTCATGCGGAATCGGCGGCGTCGGTGTTGGGCTTGGAAGGGGATGCGGCGCGGGTGTATTTCGAGCAGTTTAATACGATGATCAAGCCGCAAATGCGTGAGGAGTTTGAGTACAAGGGGCGGAGTCGCCGTCCGCCGAAGGATACGGTGAATGCGCTGATTTCGTTCCTGTATGCGTTGCTGGGGAATGATTGCCGCAGTGCGTTGGAGACGGTGGGGCTTGATCCGCAGTTGGGGTTTTTCCATGTGGTGCGCCCCGGTCGCCCTGCGTTGGCGTTGGATTTGTTGGAGGAGTTTCGGGCGGTGCTGGGGGATCGCTTGGCGTTGACGTTGATCAATCGTGGGCAGTTGCGCCAGAAGGATTTTGATTTTCGTCCCGGTGGTGCGGTGATGTTGAATGATACCGGGCGCAAAACGGTGATTTTGGCGTATCAGGAACGGAAAAAGGAAACCTTGCAGCATCCGGTGTTGGAGTCGCAGGTGGAGATTGGTTTGTTGCCGTTGCTTCAGGCGCGGATGTTGGCGCGGTATTTGCGCGGGGATGTAGAGGCATATATCCCGTTCTTTAACAAATGA
- the cas4 gene encoding CRISPR-associated protein Cas4 — protein sequence MTELLPIMLSALQHYSYCPRQCALIHQEQTFDDNVHTVRGNLAHERVDSGESGTEYGVRVERSLPLYSERYGLTGRADAVEFLDDGTPYPIEYKQGSRQKKTHDDVQLVGQALCLEEMTGKAVPEGAIFHHKSRRRRAVPITPELRDVTINLIAQVRALLESGQMPPPVEERALCKECSLQESCQPDLVGSRSRIRRLQQSLFDVEDEGDV from the coding sequence ATGACTGAACTCCTCCCCATTATGCTTTCCGCGCTGCAACACTACAGCTATTGCCCGCGCCAGTGTGCGCTGATCCATCAGGAACAGACGTTTGATGACAATGTGCATACGGTGCGTGGCAATCTGGCGCACGAGCGCGTGGATAGCGGCGAAAGTGGTACGGAATATGGGGTGCGGGTGGAGCGTTCGTTGCCGTTGTACAGCGAACGTTATGGGCTGACGGGTAGGGCGGATGCGGTGGAGTTTCTCGATGATGGCACGCCTTACCCCATCGAATACAAGCAGGGTTCGCGCCAGAAGAAGACGCACGATGATGTGCAATTGGTGGGGCAGGCGTTGTGTTTGGAGGAGATGACGGGCAAGGCAGTGCCGGAAGGGGCGATTTTCCACCATAAAAGCCGTCGTCGCCGCGCTGTGCCGATTACGCCGGAGTTGCGTGACGTTACCATCAATCTGATTGCGCAGGTGCGGGCGTTGCTGGAGTCGGGGCAGATGCCGCCGCCTGTGGAGGAGCGGGCGTTGTGTAAGGAATGTTCGTTGCAGGAGAGTTGCCAGCCGGATTTGGTGGGGAGTCGCAGCCGTATCCGCCGTTTGCAGCAGTCGCTATTTGATGTGGAAGATGAGGGGGATGTGTGA
- a CDS encoding DUF4258 domain-containing protein: MDCNTVTFSSHAIKRMFERELSRDDVVSAIQQGEIIKDYPDDTPYPSCLILWFVRQIPVHVVVGRNPDDFSCYVVTAYIPSETLWQPGFRERKK, translated from the coding sequence ATGGATTGCAACACCGTTACTTTCAGCAGTCATGCTATCAAGCGCATGTTCGAGCGCGAATTAAGCCGGGATGATGTTGTTTCGGCAATTCAACAGGGTGAAATTATCAAAGATTACCCAGACGACACCCCTTACCCTAGTTGTTTGATATTGTGGTTTGTGCGTCAAATACCTGTGCATGTAGTGGTGGGGCGTAATCCTGATGATTTTTCATGTTACGTGGTAACAGCCTATATTCCTTCTGAAACATTGTGGCAACCCGGCTTTCGGGAGAGGAAAAAGTAA
- the cas7c gene encoding type I-C CRISPR-associated protein Cas7/Csd2, producing the protein MTLQNKIDFAVILRVKNANPNGDPLNGNRPRTDYSGVGEITDVAIKRKIRDRLLEKGYPIFVQSDDRKNDDATSLQDRADKLLGKKLSRETACEAWFDVRAFGQVFAFKSKDKKAGDGVSIPVRGPVSIQSAFSTEPVNVTSTQITKSVSGEGDGTKRGSDTMGMKHRVDNGIYVFKGSMNPQLAERTGFSDADAAVLKEVLPKLFENDASSARPEGSMEVLKVFWWQHNSKGGQYSSAKVHQTLKDVKPDGSFELATLDGLKVEVLDGF; encoded by the coding sequence ATGACATTGCAAAACAAAATTGATTTCGCGGTTATTCTGCGTGTGAAAAATGCTAATCCGAATGGTGATCCACTCAATGGCAATCGTCCACGTACTGATTATTCAGGAGTTGGTGAAATTACCGATGTGGCGATTAAACGCAAGATTCGGGATCGGCTATTAGAAAAAGGCTACCCGATTTTTGTGCAATCCGATGATCGTAAGAATGACGATGCGACCAGCTTGCAAGATCGTGCTGATAAGCTGTTGGGTAAAAAACTCAGTAGAGAGACAGCATGTGAGGCTTGGTTTGATGTTAGGGCATTTGGGCAAGTATTCGCTTTCAAATCAAAGGATAAAAAAGCAGGTGATGGTGTTTCTATTCCCGTGCGTGGTCCGGTGAGTATTCAATCGGCTTTCAGTACCGAGCCTGTTAACGTGACCAGTACCCAAATTACCAAAAGCGTCAGTGGTGAAGGCGATGGTACAAAACGGGGTTCTGACACAATGGGGATGAAGCACCGCGTGGATAACGGTATCTACGTTTTCAAAGGCAGCATGAATCCGCAATTGGCAGAGAGGACGGGCTTCAGTGATGCCGATGCGGCGGTTCTCAAAGAAGTATTGCCGAAGCTGTTTGAGAATGATGCGTCATCTGCTCGACCTGAAGGCAGTATGGAAGTGTTGAAGGTATTTTGGTGGCAACACAATTCTAAGGGTGGGCAGTATTCTTCTGCCAAGGTTCATCAGACATTGAAAGATGTTAAGCCTGACGGTTCGTTTGAACTGGCTACACTTGATGGTTTAAAGGTTGAAGTTCTGGATGGATTTTGA